One part of the Treponema peruense genome encodes these proteins:
- a CDS encoding glycosyltransferase family 4 protein, with protein MKFGIDTFGCDHGRSGQGSYLLSLVRSLPSDCEFELFGTEVDRYTYTSDLPLKYIGVNVPDSLAAERYWHFFRANKFCRKNSYDSVLYTAGARLLPSSFSVPGVAVVNDILSAAFASGEDAFARWQIKKGLSSVNCVIASSEYVREDILRSGISPRRIEVVHNGIDHSLFFPTDVLDSGGEIIDIKPFAIKRPYIIYASRMQSAEKKHIELIKAFSIFKQKTGFPHRLVIAGSEGPFGEQVHKAAFSSTAASDIFITGYFPHENFPELYRNSEACIFPSVNEGVGLPVLEAMATGVPVACSSSGALREIAGDSALLFNSDDVEEMAFCIERIITDRALRKKLIESGIRRAADFSWEKTAQKTVEILKSTVE; from the coding sequence ATGAAATTCGGAATTGATACATTCGGCTGCGATCACGGAAGGTCGGGGCAGGGCTCATATCTTCTTTCTTTAGTCCGCAGTCTTCCTTCTGACTGTGAATTTGAACTTTTCGGAACCGAAGTTGACAGATATACATATACTTCTGATTTGCCGTTGAAATACATCGGCGTCAATGTTCCCGACAGTCTTGCAGCAGAGCGTTACTGGCATTTTTTTAGGGCAAACAAATTCTGCAGGAAGAATTCCTATGATTCTGTTCTGTATACCGCAGGTGCACGGCTTTTGCCTTCATCATTTTCTGTTCCCGGAGTGGCCGTTGTCAATGACATACTCAGTGCAGCATTTGCTTCAGGAGAAGATGCATTTGCCCGCTGGCAGATAAAAAAAGGCCTTTCTTCTGTAAACTGCGTAATTGCTTCAAGTGAATATGTCAGGGAAGATATACTGCGTTCGGGAATTTCACCGAGGCGCATAGAAGTCGTTCACAACGGAATAGACCACAGTCTTTTCTTTCCTACAGACGTGCTGGACTCTGGTGGTGAAATAATTGACATAAAGCCTTTTGCAATAAAACGGCCGTACATAATTTATGCCAGCCGCATGCAGAGTGCCGAAAAAAAGCATATTGAACTTATAAAGGCATTTTCCATCTTTAAGCAGAAAACGGGTTTTCCGCACAGACTTGTCATAGCCGGAAGCGAAGGTCCGTTTGGCGAACAGGTACACAAGGCAGCTTTTTCTTCAACTGCAGCAAGCGACATTTTTATAACAGGGTATTTCCCGCATGAAAACTTTCCGGAGCTGTACAGAAATTCAGAAGCGTGCATTTTCCCTTCAGTCAACGAAGGTGTAGGACTGCCTGTTCTTGAAGCGATGGCGACCGGTGTTCCTGTAGCATGTTCTTCTTCCGGGGCTTTGCGCGAAATTGCAGGTGACAGCGCTCTGTTATTCAACAGCGATGATGTAGAAGAAATGGCTTTCTGCATTGAGCGCATAATTACTGACAGGGCACTTCGCAAAAAACTTATAGAAAGCGGAATCCGCCGTGCGGCAGATTTTTCATGGGAAAAAACCGCTCAAAAAACCGTAGAAATATTGAAATCCACTGTGGAATAA
- a CDS encoding DNA cytosine methyltransferase gives MTINFENFHKIFQAKNISTKFKRRQHTDLKTSACFGQSISILCSGIGAGRLGLEQSGLKCVGFSDTSRLAETTYRLLHNTEGEKNYGNLRKIKIVNLLKEQDYNVFYKVLIFIPQWISIFLRFFERFFPMKNLPHGGFRFL, from the coding sequence TTGACCATAAATTTTGAAAATTTTCATAAAATTTTTCAGGCTAAAAACATCAGTACAAAATTCAAAAGACGTCAGCATACAGACCTAAAAACATCAGCATGTTTTGGACAAAGTATCAGCATACTTTGCTCTGGCATTGGAGCTGGTAGACTCGGGCTTGAACAGTCCGGGTTAAAATGCGTTGGATTTTCCGATACAAGCCGTTTAGCGGAAACAACTTACAGACTCTTGCACAATACAGAGGGAGAAAAAAACTATGGAAATTTGCGAAAAATCAAAATTGTAAATCTCTTAAAAGAGCAGGACTACAATGTTTTTTATAAAGTCTTAATTTTTATTCCACAGTGGATTTCAATATTTCTACGGTTTTTTGAGCGGTTTTTTCCCATGAAAAATCTGCCGCACGGCGGATTCCGCTTTCTATAA
- a CDS encoding ABC transporter ATP-binding protein, whose translation MFGEKFQRKYALTDQGVRNTKKGTFWTVIVNLVVMGGVSILYLVMSGFMGALTEGSPLPGSAIVLGLLVLFALLSFVTHLQQYKATYGLVYNEVKTTRLSLAERLRKLPLGYFGKRDLADLTETIMGDVNRMEHVWSHVLGYLYGAYISTAIIAVCLLVYDWRLAVACLWGVPVAFGLLFGSRKIAARNAERTKKAAVRVSDGIQEALENVREIRATNQEERYLNGLNQKIDEYERVTIQGELGTGLFVNAASVIMRLGVATTILVGANLILSGSIDFMLLFLFLLVITRVYAPFDQSLALIAEMFVSQVSADRMNEIYDTPKAEGAEKFEPKGHDIVFEHVGFSYDEKGVLHDVSFTAKEGEVTALVGPSGSGKSTCARLAARLWDISKGVIRVGGVDISTVDPEVLLRDYSMVFQDVVLFDDTVMENIRLGKRGATDEEVRAAAKAANCDEFVHRLPQGYNTPIGENGAKLSGGERQRISIARALLKDAPIVLLDEATASLDVENETKVQGALSRLLAGKTVLVIAHRMRTVEAADKIVVLADGRVAEEGTPAELMDKNGLYRRMVELQRQSAGWRLN comes from the coding sequence ATGTTTGGAGAAAAGTTTCAACGAAAATATGCCCTGACCGATCAGGGTGTCCGGAACACAAAGAAAGGCACATTCTGGACAGTGATCGTGAATCTGGTTGTTATGGGCGGTGTCAGCATTCTGTATCTGGTAATGTCTGGTTTTATGGGAGCCTTGACAGAAGGAAGTCCGCTTCCCGGTTCAGCGATTGTCCTCGGACTGTTGGTTCTCTTTGCCCTCCTGTCCTTCGTGACCCATTTGCAGCAATACAAAGCTACCTATGGGCTGGTATATAATGAGGTCAAAACCACACGTCTCAGTCTGGCGGAACGGCTTCGTAAACTGCCTCTGGGGTATTTTGGCAAGAGGGACTTGGCAGATTTGACCGAGACTATCATGGGAGACGTGAATCGGATGGAACATGTCTGGTCTCATGTGCTGGGGTATCTGTACGGTGCTTACATCTCTACGGCGATTATCGCTGTGTGCCTGCTTGTTTACGACTGGCGGTTGGCTGTTGCTTGCCTGTGGGGTGTACCGGTAGCCTTTGGCCTGCTGTTTGGTAGCCGCAAGATTGCCGCCCGAAATGCAGAACGGACGAAAAAAGCTGCTGTCCGAGTGTCAGATGGTATTCAGGAAGCATTAGAAAATGTTAGAGAGATTCGTGCCACAAACCAGGAGGAACGGTATCTAAACGGACTGAATCAGAAAATTGACGAATATGAACGAGTTACAATTCAGGGTGAACTGGGAACCGGCCTTTTTGTAAATGCCGCAAGCGTTATCATGCGGTTAGGCGTGGCAACGACCATTCTTGTGGGGGCGAATTTGATCCTGTCCGGCAGCATTGATTTCATGCTTTTGTTCCTGTTTCTATTGGTCATTACTCGTGTCTATGCCCCATTCGACCAAAGTTTGGCACTCATTGCAGAAATGTTTGTTTCTCAGGTGTCTGCTGACCGTATGAATGAAATTTATGACACGCCTAAAGCGGAGGGTGCGGAGAAATTTGAGCCAAAGGGACATGATATTGTCTTTGAGCATGTGGGCTTTTCCTATGATGAGAAAGGAGTCCTGCATGATGTAAGCTTTACTGCTAAAGAGGGCGAAGTCACGGCACTGGTAGGTCCTTCCGGTTCCGGTAAAAGCACCTGTGCCCGGCTTGCCGCAAGGCTGTGGGACATTTCCAAAGGAGTGATTCGTGTAGGTGGTGTGGATATTTCTACCGTAGACCCAGAGGTACTGCTGCGGGATTATTCTATGGTGTTTCAGGATGTGGTGCTGTTTGACGATACCGTGATGGAAAATATCCGTCTTGGTAAGCGTGGCGCAACGGATGAAGAAGTGCGGGCTGCGGCCAAAGCGGCCAACTGCGATGAGTTTGTTCATCGGCTTCCCCAGGGCTACAACACCCCCATCGGAGAAAACGGGGCGAAGCTTTCCGGTGGTGAACGGCAGCGTATCTCTATTGCACGAGCCTTGTTGAAAGACGCCCCCATCGTCCTTCTTGACGAAGCAACGGCCAGCCTGGATGTGGAAAATGAGACAAAGGTTCAGGGAGCGCTCTCCCGTCTGCTGGCAGGAAAGACTGTGTTGGTGATCGCTCACCGGATGCGTACTGTGGAGGCAGCCGATAAAATCGTCGTTCTGGCAGATGGTCGGGTTGCGGAGGAAGGAACACCGGCAGAGCTGATGGACAAAAACGGTCTTTACCGCCGCATGGTGGAGCTACAACGACAAAGCGCCGGGTGGCGATTAAATTAA
- a CDS encoding ABC transporter ATP-binding protein, with translation MKEEKKNDVAVLLKYAGNRRGLTFLGLALSAVSMLLSMAPYICIWLAARDLIKAAPEWTQAQNVSKYGWIAFAFAVGGIILYFAGLMCTHLAAFRTASNIRKQGVAHVMKAPLGFFDSNASGLIRGRLDAAAADTETLLAHNLADIVGTIVLFLSMLVMMFLFDWRMGAACLLAAVISVIAMFSMMGGKNAKLMAEYQAAQDRMTKAGTEYVRGIPVVKIFQQTVYSFKAFQEAIEDYSSKAEHYTADVCRAPQAVNLTFTEGAFVFLVPVALFLAPGALANGSFAGFVADFVFYAVFSAIISTALAKIMFASSGMMLASTALGRINQVMEAPTLKAPSHPQSPRSNKVEFKDVSFTYNGSESPALSHVSFTAEPGQTVALVGPSGGGKTTAASLIPRFWDATSGAVEVGGVNVAQIDPHVLMDQVAFVFQNNRLFKTSILENVRASRPEATREQVMAALMAAQCKDILDKLPDGLDTQIGTEGTYLSGGEQQRIALARAILKDAPIVVLDEATAFADPENEVLIQKAFATLTKDRTVIMIAHRLSTVVGADKIIVLEEGHIVEQGTHAKLTASGGLYARMWTDYNKAVQWKITSEKEAE, from the coding sequence ATGAAAGAAGAAAAAAAGAACGATGTGGCTGTCCTGCTGAAATATGCGGGAAACCGCAGAGGCCTGACCTTCTTAGGGTTGGCCCTATCGGCGGTGTCAATGCTTTTGAGCATGGCTCCATACATTTGTATCTGGCTGGCGGCCCGTGATCTGATTAAGGCAGCCCCGGAATGGACACAGGCGCAGAATGTTTCCAAATATGGCTGGATTGCCTTTGCGTTCGCAGTGGGCGGCATTATTCTGTATTTTGCAGGCCTAATGTGTACCCATCTGGCTGCTTTCCGTACAGCTTCCAACATACGAAAACAAGGGGTTGCTCATGTGATGAAGGCTCCGCTGGGTTTTTTTGATTCCAACGCTTCTGGTCTGATTCGCGGGCGGCTGGATGCTGCGGCAGCCGACACCGAAACATTGCTGGCACATAATCTGGCAGACATAGTAGGCACTATCGTGTTGTTTTTGTCGATGCTGGTCATGATGTTTCTGTTTGATTGGCGAATGGGAGCAGCCTGCCTTTTAGCGGCAGTCATTTCGGTAATCGCCATGTTCTCCATGATGGGTGGCAAAAATGCCAAACTGATGGCGGAATACCAGGCGGCCCAGGATCGCATGACAAAAGCGGGAACAGAATATGTAAGGGGAATTCCTGTAGTTAAAATATTTCAGCAGACGGTCTACTCGTTCAAGGCGTTTCAGGAGGCTATCGAAGATTACAGCAGCAAAGCCGAACATTATACGGCGGATGTATGCCGTGCTCCTCAGGCTGTCAATTTAACCTTTACTGAAGGAGCGTTCGTGTTTCTGGTTCCAGTGGCGCTGTTCCTTGCTCCAGGTGCACTGGCAAACGGCAGTTTTGCCGGCTTTGTTGCCGATTTCGTTTTTTATGCCGTATTTTCAGCCATCATTTCCACTGCGCTTGCAAAAATAATGTTTGCTTCCTCTGGTATGATGTTGGCCAGTACCGCTTTGGGGCGGATCAATCAGGTGATGGAGGCACCTACCCTGAAAGCACCCAGTCACCCGCAGTCCCCTCGTAGTAATAAAGTAGAATTTAAGGATGTGAGTTTTACCTATAACGGATCGGAAAGCCCTGCACTCTCTCATGTGTCTTTCACAGCCGAACCGGGGCAGACCGTAGCTCTGGTGGGACCGTCCGGCGGCGGAAAGACAACGGCGGCCAGCTTGATTCCGCGTTTTTGGGATGCAACGTCCGGCGCAGTGGAAGTCGGAGGAGTCAATGTTGCTCAGATCGATCCGCATGTCCTTATGGATCAGGTGGCTTTTGTATTCCAGAATAACCGTTTGTTCAAAACCTCTATTTTGGAAAATGTCCGAGCCTCCCGACCAGAAGCGACAAGAGAACAGGTGATGGCCGCGCTAATGGCTGCCCAGTGCAAGGATATTCTTGACAAACTGCCGGATGGCCTTGATACACAGATCGGCACCGAGGGAACCTATCTTTCCGGTGGTGAACAACAGCGCATCGCACTGGCCAGAGCCATTTTGAAGGATGCCCCCATTGTGGTGCTTGACGAGGCAACTGCTTTTGCCGATCCTGAGAATGAGGTGCTGATTCAGAAAGCCTTTGCCACACTGACGAAAGACCGCACTGTTATTATGATTGCACACCGTCTATCCACTGTTGTGGGCGCTGATAAGATTATCGTTCTTGAAGAGGGGCACATTGTCGAGCAGGGTACTCATGCCAAGCTGACTGCTTCGGGCGGTCTGTATGCCCGGATGTGGACTGACTATAACAAGGCAGTTCAGTGGAAAATCACCAGCGAAAAGGAGGCAGAGTAA
- a CDS encoding TetR/AcrR family transcriptional regulator, translating into MESKTPDTLERIQQAALDEFSEKGFLGASLRQIVKHAGVTTGAFYGYFSSKEALFASIVEPHAAILMSKYVDAHISFSELPAEEQPEHMVEESGAYIHWMAEYVCQHRKPVKLLFCGAEGTGYENFIHNMVELEVESTFKYMETLRRLGHSIPELSPSLCHIIASGMLDGFVEIVVHDIPQEQAMRDVEQLRTFYTAGWLKLMSS; encoded by the coding sequence ATGGAATCAAAAACACCAGATACATTAGAAAGAATACAACAGGCTGCTCTGGATGAATTTTCTGAAAAAGGGTTTCTTGGGGCCTCTCTGCGGCAGATCGTGAAACACGCTGGAGTAACTACGGGGGCCTTTTACGGCTATTTTTCCAGCAAAGAGGCTCTGTTTGCTTCCATTGTAGAACCGCATGCCGCTATTTTGATGAGTAAATATGTGGATGCGCATATCTCCTTTTCCGAGCTTCCCGCAGAGGAACAACCGGAACATATGGTCGAGGAATCAGGAGCTTACATTCATTGGATGGCGGAATATGTCTGCCAGCACAGGAAACCGGTGAAACTGCTGTTTTGCGGCGCAGAAGGCACTGGCTATGAAAACTTTATTCATAACATGGTAGAACTGGAAGTGGAAAGCACCTTTAAGTACATGGAGACGCTCCGCCGCCTGGGACACAGTATCCCAGAATTAAGCCCGTCTCTGTGTCATATCATTGCCAGTGGTATGTTGGACGGCTTTGTTGAGATCGTTGTTCACGATATTCCGCAGGAACAGGCCATGCGGGATGTAGAACAGCTGCGTACTTTCTATACGGCCGGATGGTTGAAGCTGATGTCGTCTTAA